A stretch of the Candidatus Campbellbacteria bacterium genome encodes the following:
- the rsmH gene encoding 16S rRNA (cytosine(1402)-N(4))-methyltransferase RsmH — protein MLREQDTPKHYPVLYREILERLDIKESDIVFDGTVGLGGHGLHIIKQLGQKGVYIGTDVDPINLIEAKERLGGRGKATLHLFESSYKEIDSILSKAGVTNINKALLDLGFNAKQLESGKGFSFQKDEPLLMTYGHPDKHIFTAKDIVNTWSEENIADILYHYADERRSRKIASAIVESRREAQIETTKDLVNIISKVCRRSGNIHEATRTFQALRIATNDEIGTLRKGLPLIWEKLEKEGMFAVISFHSIEDRFVKQFFAEKNKLKEATLLTKKPIVPSQDELKENKRSRSAKLRIAIKK, from the coding sequence ATGTTACGAGAGCAAGATACTCCGAAACATTATCCGGTTCTTTACAGAGAAATACTTGAGAGACTTGATATAAAAGAAAGCGATATTGTATTTGACGGCACTGTTGGGTTGGGTGGTCACGGACTACACATAATCAAACAGTTAGGGCAGAAAGGAGTTTATATCGGAACAGATGTTGATCCGATAAACTTGATTGAAGCAAAAGAGCGTTTAGGAGGTAGAGGCAAAGCCACATTACATCTTTTTGAGAGCAGTTACAAAGAAATTGATTCTATTCTTTCAAAAGCAGGTGTAACAAATATCAACAAAGCATTGCTTGACCTTGGCTTTAACGCAAAACAACTTGAATCAGGAAAGGGATTTTCATTCCAAAAAGATGAACCGCTGTTAATGACATACGGACATCCAGACAAGCATATCTTCACAGCAAAAGATATAGTGAATACTTGGAGTGAAGAAAACATCGCAGATATACTCTACCACTACGCAGACGAAAGGAGATCAAGAAAGATAGCAAGTGCGATAGTTGAAAGCAGAAGAGAAGCACAGATAGAAACAACAAAAGATCTTGTTAATATAATCTCAAAAGTCTGCAGAAGAAGTGGAAACATACACGAAGCGACAAGAACATTTCAAGCACTTAGGATAGCAACTAATGATGAAATAGGAACGCTTCGCAAAGGACTACCACTTATATGGGAGAAGTTAGAGAAAGAAGGAATGTTTGCCGTAATAAGTTTTCACAGCATAGAAGATCGTTTTGTAAAACAATTCTTCGCTGAAAAAAATAAACTGAAAGAGGCAACACTATTAACAAAAAAACCAATTGTTCCGTCACAAGATGAGCTGAAGGAAAACAAGAGGTCAAGGAGTGCAAAATTAAGAATAGCAATCAAAAAGTAA